AAGTTACCCTGTTTACCTTGCTGGATGCGTAAAACAGACCCTGCGCCCAGTTCCAAGTCCCGTTCACACAGTCCCTCGGTTCAAATGTCAATCCTCGAGTGTAACGACGAGTTTTTGGCCTCGTGGTCCCAGTACGAGTAGAGCTCGGGCGGCTGCCGGGAGCAGGTGAACTGCAGAGCGGCCGCGGAGTTGGACGGAACCGGCGAGGGCTGCTGCTGCGGCGCCGGGTGCTGGTGGTGCCCCATCCCGCTGTACGAGTTCATCATGTTCGGCAGGCCCATGGCTTGCATTCGACTGTAGGGGTTGTACGACGGACCGGACAGTCCTTTCATGGGACCCATGTTGCCGTTGGCCATCTGGCAGGACGCGTAGCTCATCGGCGGCGGTGGCTGCGCAAGCGGCCAGCTGTTGTTCATGAAGCCGGACTGGAGGTATTTGGGCGCGGGGAGGTAGCTGCCGTATCCGTCGCCGCCGAAGAGAGCCTTGCCCGGCTGGAAGTGAGCCGCAGGCGGTCTAAACGGCCGCTTCATGCGCCTCCGGCGCCGGTAGTTGCCCTTCTCGAACATGTCCTCGCAGGCCGGATCAAGAGTCCAGTAGTTGCCCTTGCGCTCCCCGCCGCCCTCCCGGGGAACTTTAATGAAGCATTCGTTGAGACTCAGGTTGTGTCGGATGCTGTTCTGCCAGCCCTTCTTGTTCTTCTCGTAGAAGGGGAACTTGGTGATGATGTACTGGTAGATGCCGGAGAGGGTCAGTCTCTTTTCCGAGCTCTCCCGGATGGCCATGGCGATCAGAGCCACGTACGAATAAGGCGGCTTTTGAGACGGATCCACCTTCTCCGAACTCGGCTCTTGGAGCGGCTCTTCCTTCGCGAACTCTTCTTTCTTCACCGCGTTCGTGTCGTGGACCATCAAAGCCATTGCGTCATCATCTAAGCTATGGTAAGATGCCATCACTggaaaaacacaagcaaacaaaacatcaaaacaaacagcGGTCTGTGGGGCTGTAGGCTGAGGAAGGTCTGTCCGGTACCTGAGTTTAGCTCTGGAGGTTTGGTTCGCGCATCGGGTCACCGCGGATCCATAAATGACGAGACTTTTGGCTGAAATAACAGCTCCTGCTCCGGTAACGCCCGGCTTTCGCTGTGATGGACTCGAGATCTCGATGTCGTTTAAGCTCGAAGCCTCTTCTGGAAGATCCtgcaactttttttccccctcgcgTGAAAGACGAAACTCTGCTGTCGTCAGACTCGCGCTGATGTTCTCTTCATCATCACCGTATTCCGCTTTCGTCACGTCTCTCTCAGCGCTTCACGACGCGTTTTCCACCACACTAACACGATTATCACTAAATGCACTATAGATATTTGCATGTTCACTGCAACATTTTCCAAACAACCTCTTCGTTAtctataggcctatttatttttttgcgatTCCTGAAaagatgtgtacattttattttccgtttttttttaaggaagagAGAATTATCCTTGATCAATGAATATAACCAAAGATcaacattatgtattttttgtttgtcttgataaatgtctattatatatattattatatttgatcttattttattaaatggcaCCATATCTGAACagtttattaatcaattattaatcattatatataagCTTTAACTCACCTACTGAGGCAATTCATTTTATAAATCCAAATTAATGCTATTTTATGCATTAATACAGCCTTATAATCTAACCCGCCTTTATTTCGAAATTTATCACCAAGCCCATTTAACTTTATTcctcaataaaatatataaataaaacaaataaataaatataataaaatatatatttttttaaaataaataataaataaatattgtacgcctatacattttttataaaatatttattttattttatgaggtCTAGGAAAAAATGAGCTTTGTTGTGCAAATTACTATTTtatgcattaatataataaagtgtttattttgtaataataggTGCAGACATTGATCTCCAAGTCTATAGTGAGTTCACACAACAGTGTGATTCTGTCTCTCTCAGGTGTAGCAGCTGTGTGTTCTGTATGTCATCAGCATCTATCGCCTCCTTCACGCCTCTGAAACTGAACAGAGCGCGCGCGTTTGTATAGCGTTTTAGTGGAAACCGCGCAGTCGATCTCAAGCGCTCAAGCGCGCGCACGCACTTTCACTTACAGCTTGACAGCCTTAATCACTTAATTGATTCtcataaacatacaataaaacatatatatatatatatatatatatatataaaaaaaaactttcttgctTATATACagcatgcatttaattttacagcATGTATTAACAATGCTTTTTCAGGCCCAGCATTTGGTTGATCAATATATACTTACTTATTTTGTGAGACTGCAATGCAAACCAATAGGCTACGAAAGTAATAGACCATTTAAACACAGCATCACCTCACAGGaacattcagcattttaaatacagacaTTTATAGTGTATCAGATGCTGAAGACATCCAGCAGGCTCATATCTTCAATACACTAAAGCACATTTAAGGGAAAACTCCGCAAACTTCCTGCCAAGCTCTTTGAAAGGAGGATGTTTATGGTTCAAAGTGCAAGAATGCAGATGGACTGAAGCTCGGGGTCAGTGGGACGCCGCAGACCTGATCAACATCACAACCTTACAACAATTAATAAAACCATCTTCAGAAGACTACAGACGTGAGTCGCTTTATGCGCACACTTATGACTCAGCTTTACAGAACATACTCACTTAAATCAAACACGTTCTAAATAGAACAAAAAAGAGCTTTACATTCTCTGTAAGTTCTTTTATGAGTTGTTTAGTTCTTAAGAGCCCAGAATCTAAAATACTGATCTGAAGCACCAACAATAAAACATCTAGATCTTTTATCATGTTTCACTCACATATCACTTATGTATTCATAACCAGACAAAATGACTGAGTGACTattaactatgtgtgtgtgtgtgtgtgtgtgtgtataatgctatattatattatcttatattattatattatattatattgtaatatttattttttataattattaaattttaaaatgttataaaaagaattaaaatacaaaatattttattatttcattaaatatattaaatactattttttaatatttagtgaaaaatttaaaataatatatatattattttattatttcattttttttcataaatatggtGTACGTTGATTATTCTCGAACACACTTCATCATATTCATTTCAGTCGATAAACTACTTTCTGTATGTTAATCATGTATATAATAATGGGAAAACGATCATTTGAAGCTAGTTAATGCAGAAGCACAGGTTCCATGCTAAAATAATGTCATCTCTGTCATATGAGCCAAACTCTGTCTGCTTTCTTCAGAGCAAGCGAGTGTTTCTGTCTGCTAGGTTCATGTGGGGTGGAGGGCTTCCTCACTTTGTAAAGCCCGGGATTGACCTCTGCCTTAAATTACAAAGCCCATAGAGCACTCAGCTCTTCCTGAAGGTGCTCAGCATTTCTGCTTTAAGAGCGAGAGCGTGTTTTCCTTTCTTATCAAGCGCAGGAAGCGAATGGGAAGCTCTCAGCCGTTCCCCCAACAACCCTCCTGTcaaattattataatgcattacagcCAGCTAAAGCATCTGTACAATCTCAACCGCGATTCGAATGCATAGTCATATGAatgattaataattcaataattaaatggaataaaGGATTGATTTCTCTGGTAAAGCAGGTTAATGACACTGCTTTGAGTAACTGATGTCTGTCAGCAGGTTTATTAAAACCCattaaaatgtgacttttaaaaattaataactgaaattaacttttaatatgttgttacaggaatatttaatatttttttattttattgtggataaaagcatctgcataaatgcacaaatatatatttatcttaaaagttttattaaatgtttttcatatagCTACATTAGGCTatcaaatatgcacattttataataataataataataataataaaattaaattaatatgtgggcagaaaagtttttcttttttttcctttctctctctgcatATATAACtcaacaatattatattattcaatatatatatatatatatatatatatattatatagatatatatatatatatatatatatatatatataactttccTGCccacataactaaaaaaaaaattatgaataaaaccaAACCTTCTGTTGTCTGATAactctttaaatgctaaaaacttGCAGTCATTTACTTTAAAAGTCACCTTTTGAAATGCAAAGAGGCGTTTCGATGTAGCAACCTCTCACACCTTCATCACTGCGCATCTGAAGAATCATGTCCAATCTATTTACTTTTGCACGGATACAATCTACGTCTCAGACCCAGGAGGAAAACTAAACGAGACAATAAGAAGCAGCAGCAGACTGCAGTGTGTGCGTGAGACGCGGCGCGATGCTTATCTGCGCTGCACAGCCGCGGGGCGTTAAAGCTGCACAAACGCGCCTTTGATCGGCCAAGAGGAAGCGCTCTCGCGCGGCTATTTCTGGCTCACCTCTGCTCTTTTGTTTCTGTCGAGCAGCAGGTGAAGGTGTTGAAGCCCATGCTGCACTTTACTGAAGATCAGCCCAGAGAAAACACGCCATAATCACAGACTGAGAGCAAACAGCAGCTCCTGGAGAGAAACATCACTCATTAATTCACTACAAAAGACAAAATGACCAACTTGGAAAAAAGCTGGATTtactttgacattttatttatattattattttactaaaaatttaaatattagtttactTTTTCCACTTTGaagttgctagtaaatttcataaagaaacagcattaattaaatgtgtaattttgaagaaagactgaaatagtattttcttgtaaaacatactcaaataatatttgttttaattacaactttgaaaatgcattttttataatgatttaaactggctgcattcttaaaaaaagagaattaattcattaataataataataataataataataacaataataataattattaataataattagtaataatatttaatatttcataataaaatttaaagattagattatttagttaaatacttttttatatatatatatttttttttaattttcataaatatttaggGTTGTACATAGATTATTCTCAGACAAAACTTTATCATATTtttgaaagttaatttttttttttaatgttcataaatACTTAGGGTGTTCATTGATTATTCTCAAACACTCTTTatcatattcattttaaatcataaacgtTATGCTGTTGATCAGAAATGACTTTTTTTGCATAATAATGTGAACATGATCAtttgcacacaaataaataaacccccATCATCACCCAAAGGTTTGTGTAACAGCTGAAGAAcacagctccacacacacacacacacacacacacacacacacacacacacacacacacacacacacacacacacacacacacacacacacacaaagtgtctCTGTCATTAGCAGCAGTGTGATGTTCTGATGTGCTGACAGCTTCGCTGTGGGCTGTTGTGTTACTGAACTAATGCACCGGTCAGCAGGTGTACGCCGCTCACACAGCTCTGACCGCACTCATTGACGGATTTCACAAATACACTGATGAGCATCACGTTTAGATCATGCTGATGGTCCATATGGATGCTTTTATTTAGCTAAAACTGGGGCAAAGACCTGAATTCGGGCTCTAAAgtgatacttcacccaaaaatggcattattttaccttccaaactcatatgacttccttttttctttccttcctattttgaagaatgctagaAACCAAACCGATGCCAAACTGACTTCAACTGCATAGAAAAAAGACATTTCTCTTTGTTCAGCACAAAAAAGTCTCACAATTCtcattttatatcttgcaattcagattttttttctttctcagaactgcgagatacagacacagaattgcaagaaaaaactCCAAATTGTGGGATAAAATGTTACAATGACCTTTTTttatgaactattcttttaatatgAAGGCATCTCTTCACTGCAGTGTATGgttatctcagaattctgacttttttccttcaATTCATagtgtttatctcacaattcagattattTAACcccctcagaattgcaagaaaaaagtcagagatAAAATGTCACTGTTACctttattgattgattgtcaTGTGGCAGAAACAGACTTCCATGCTTCAATCTTGTTACTGtctaaaagaaacatttaagaCAGTAACAAGATTTCATTCATGATTTTCATGCATAATGCACAAAAATGATTTCAAAGATGAATctgtacactcagaaaaaaatacacaaacgcTCTCACTGGGGTGcaaccctttcaaaaggtacaactTTCTACCTTATTTACCCATATTAATGTCTAAAGTGTTAATATTAGCACCTAAAGTGTTGATATCAGTAGCTTTTGCACGAGAGCCACCCGCCGCAGCCTTTCTCTGAGCGCGTGGATCACATCGCTCCTCATACTGTGATGGTAGAGTCTCGCACTTCAGCGTCCTGTTTGTGTTGAATTCCTTTCTCGTCTTCCTGAAGGAAGTTCAGACACACAGCGCATGAATCACTTCATCTGTTTGGCCAAATCTACTCAAACACGCACGCAAACTCACATAAGAAACAATAAATGCACGGAAATGATCTGACTGCCACACCAAATGACCATCtctgcattaaaaacattttcagggTGAGATGATGCATTTGCCAGAATGTGCAGAgctgcatcccacaatgcaatgcagttGAGTTGACCTGCTTTTGAACTGGATGTTATATTATTTCCTTCTTAAAAAATGTACAGgtatatttacacacaaatgcaaaactgttttcatttctgAGATGATTATCTATTATGCCACTTGAATTAAACATGTGACATAATGCATAATGCATGCGTTTTAAAACATCTGGTGTGCGAGAAATATGAGTAGCTGCAACTGACACGAtcattcaagagtttggggtcagtaagttttgtatttttctgaaagaaattaatgtttctaTTCAGCGAGGAGCTATTAAAtcgctcaaaagtgacagtaaagacatttataatgttacaaaagatttctatttcaaataaatgctgttctttccaactttctattcatctgtgaatcctgaaaaataatatgtattaccgtttccacaaaaagtaTTGTGCAGCATGCCAattgttaataatcagaaatatttctcgagcagcaaatcatcatattagaatgatttctgaagatcatgtgacactgaagactggagtaatgatgctgaaaatacagctgcgcatcacagaaataaattacatttttaaatatattcaaatagaaaacacttctttgaaatagtaaaaacatttcacaattttacagattttactgtaattttggtcaaataaatgcagcctctgtgagcagaaGTTTCTTACTGACCCTGAACGTTACTGCAAATTTGACAGGAATGACACTCACACTAATGGTTTAGGAAGAGATTGTGTTGTAACCCAAGACCGTTGGGCGTTTGCTTGCCAGGTTTGGTCTCGGTGGCACGCGGGTCGCCCCCTTCTGAGGGCAGCGGAGGGTTACTGAGGAGAGGAAGGGGCCTGGACGACCCCGGAGAGTCGGACCCCAGTCGCCCCGGTCCGGCCAATGTGTTCTCAATCAGAGGAAACACAAACAAGGCTCTGATTTGCAGAAAGGCCACAGATCTGGGGGATCCTGGACTAACGCCACCCACCGCACACCGGCAGCACACATCCCTCCTGGAGAGa
Above is a genomic segment from Cyprinus carpio isolate SPL01 chromosome A2, ASM1834038v1, whole genome shotgun sequence containing:
- the foxl2b gene encoding forkhead box protein L2b, giving the protein MASYHSLDDDAMALMVHDTNAVKKEEFAKEEPLQEPSSEKVDPSQKPPYSYVALIAMAIRESSEKRLTLSGIYQYIITKFPFYEKNKKGWQNSIRHNLSLNECFIKVPREGGGERKGNYWTLDPACEDMFEKGNYRRRRRMKRPFRPPAAHFQPGKALFGGDGYGSYLPAPKYLQSGFMNNSWPLAQPPPPMSYASCQMANGNMGPMKGLSGPSYNPYSRMQAMGLPNMMNSYSGMGHHQHPAPQQQPSPVPSNSAAALQFTCSRQPPELYSYWDHEAKNSSLHSRIDI